In Numidum massiliense, a single genomic region encodes these proteins:
- a CDS encoding GyrI-like domain-containing protein yields MIIETKLVHKPVFRVVGIQEQVQLGMDEKLSENAIAKLWDRVNARTGEISHQVGHRGYGLIHHTPESKPGDPFTYIAGVGVHSFEHLPEGLISVEVAASLYAVVTYRGMLDGLGEGFDYFWNSWLPTADYVYDGMYGFEFYDQRYRDASDPDSEIDLYFPISPKNKEGK; encoded by the coding sequence ATGATCATTGAAACGAAGCTCGTCCATAAGCCTGTCTTTCGAGTGGTGGGCATTCAGGAGCAAGTACAATTAGGCATGGATGAGAAGCTGTCGGAGAACGCTATTGCCAAGCTGTGGGATCGGGTAAATGCGCGTACCGGCGAAATCTCTCATCAAGTTGGACACCGCGGTTATGGGCTAATTCACCATACCCCAGAGTCTAAACCGGGCGACCCGTTTACCTACATCGCCGGCGTTGGCGTTCACTCGTTCGAACACCTTCCTGAAGGATTGATCTCTGTCGAGGTCGCGGCTTCGCTTTATGCGGTCGTTACTTACCGGGGAATGCTGGATGGATTGGGGGAAGGGTTCGATTATTTTTGGAACTCTTGGCTGCCAACGGCTGACTATGTATATGATGGCATGTATGGGTTTGAGTTTTATGACCAGCGCTACCGGGACGCGAGCGATCCAGATTCCGAGATTGACCTGTATTTCCCGATTTCCCCCAAAAATAAGGAGGGTAAGTGA
- a CDS encoding PepSY domain-containing protein gives MKSHIKKKWLAMLIGLLLVTGIAIGARQLMAAQKKQTITEAEAVTVVETMYAGNVKKIASDGDVYDIYMENTFGAYNVQLDKQTGDVLSLELVKKFAGTKDAGTDAGTKAKKKGSPDEKLPRPKIDDRQAKQIALDRIKGNGKITKIEQKNEKGRPVYTVHGKGAEGQVELTIDGNTGDVLFYSTEQNDREGQSRHNEKATPKNKISPEKAKQIALSKVKGVIDDIELEESDGSYVYEIDIETKGKEATVIVQAYTGEILSVTFEEDDDDADD, from the coding sequence ATGAAGTCTCACATAAAAAAGAAATGGTTGGCCATGCTGATTGGCCTATTGTTAGTTACCGGGATTGCGATCGGTGCTAGGCAATTGATGGCTGCGCAAAAGAAACAAACGATAACTGAGGCAGAGGCAGTGACGGTAGTAGAAACGATGTATGCCGGCAACGTAAAGAAAATTGCCAGTGATGGAGATGTTTATGACATTTACATGGAAAATACTTTCGGAGCATACAATGTGCAGCTTGACAAGCAAACTGGGGATGTTTTGAGTCTTGAACTCGTTAAGAAATTTGCGGGGACTAAAGATGCGGGGACTGATGCGGGGACTAAAGCAAAGAAAAAAGGATCACCAGACGAAAAATTGCCGCGGCCTAAAATCGATGACCGCCAGGCGAAACAAATCGCCCTAGATCGCATAAAAGGAAACGGGAAAATTACAAAAATTGAACAGAAAAACGAAAAGGGGAGACCGGTTTATACCGTTCACGGCAAAGGTGCGGAAGGGCAAGTCGAGCTGACGATTGACGGAAATACTGGGGACGTTTTATTTTATTCTACCGAACAGAACGATCGAGAGGGCCAATCGCGGCACAACGAAAAAGCAACGCCAAAAAATAAAATATCCCCCGAGAAGGCAAAGCAAATCGCGTTATCGAAGGTGAAAGGCGTCATTGATGACATTGAACTCGAAGAAAGTGACGGTTCGTATGTATACGAAATAGACATTGAAACAAAAGGAAAAGAGGCCACTGTCATTGTTCAGGCGTACACTGGTGAAATCCTTTCCGTCACTTTTGAAGAAGATGATGACGACGCCGACGATTAG
- a CDS encoding polyphosphate polymerase domain-containing protein produces MAIEIFRRREQKYLLTREQYAQLVHHMSPFMRPDQHGKEGCYTVTSLYFDSWDQTIYFETKNKLKFRQKLRLRVYDDADIFSDAFFEVKQKHKSVVNKRRIVLPLKEAYHYLTNGTNSAFENYHPSNPQGLREIHHFKQLYELEPEMVVSYNRHALHCKDDPDLRVTFDSNLRCRREDLRVDHGPYGDNFVDPNVIILEVKVSHSVPLWLTRMLQNLNCEQKSISKFCTSMELLKPEVVPNEVAKELMKIGSM; encoded by the coding sequence ATGGCCATTGAAATCTTCAGAAGGAGGGAACAAAAATATTTGCTGACACGCGAACAATACGCGCAGTTAGTCCACCACATGTCCCCCTTTATGCGTCCCGATCAACATGGCAAAGAGGGATGTTATACGGTGACGAGTCTGTACTTTGACAGCTGGGATCAAACGATATACTTCGAAACGAAGAACAAGTTAAAATTCCGTCAGAAACTTCGTTTACGAGTATACGACGACGCAGACATCTTTAGCGATGCCTTTTTTGAGGTTAAGCAAAAACATAAAAGTGTCGTCAACAAGCGAAGGATCGTCCTTCCACTCAAGGAGGCTTATCATTATTTGACCAATGGGACAAATAGTGCCTTTGAGAACTATCATCCATCCAATCCACAAGGTCTGCGCGAAATTCACCATTTCAAGCAACTATACGAATTGGAGCCTGAGATGGTCGTCAGTTATAACCGGCACGCCCTACATTGTAAGGACGATCCCGATTTAAGAGTGACGTTTGATTCGAATTTACGTTGCCGTAGAGAGGATCTACGGGTTGACCACGGCCCGTATGGCGATAACTTTGTTGACCCTAACGTCATCATTTTGGAAGTGAAAGTAAGCCACAGTGTCCCCTTATGGTTGACACGGATGTTACAAAATCTTAATTGCGAGCAAAAAAGTATATCAAAATTTTGCACAAGTATGGAGTTACTAAAACCAGAAGTCGTTCCAAATGAAGTCGCAAAAGAACTTATGAAAATAGGGAGTATGTAA
- a CDS encoding DUF4956 domain-containing protein: protein MDLINELFTFNAAKNEPTLLMSLVAMILATVLSLIITKVYQITFTGERYSQAFVHTIIMMSVIISVVMNVVSGNAGVAFGLFAVFSLIRFRSAVTNAKDIAYIFFGLCVGMTCGLYHFGLAVMLTLFSCAIFYLIHKLNYGKGRNTQILKVTVPENLNYENMLDEVFKTYTEHHVLRQIETTNLGTMILYTYAIRSKNSTKDKELLDRIREKNANLKVSISYLPSEE from the coding sequence ATGGATTTAATTAATGAGCTCTTCACATTTAATGCTGCAAAAAACGAACCAACTCTTTTAATGAGTTTAGTGGCAATGATCCTAGCCACCGTTCTGAGTTTAATCATTACGAAGGTATACCAAATCACATTTACTGGTGAGCGGTATTCACAAGCGTTCGTGCACACTATTATTATGATGAGCGTTATCATATCTGTGGTGATGAATGTTGTCAGTGGGAATGCAGGTGTCGCTTTCGGGTTATTTGCCGTATTTTCCTTGATTCGTTTTCGAAGTGCCGTAACTAACGCGAAGGATATCGCCTACATTTTTTTCGGGCTTTGCGTGGGCATGACATGCGGCTTATATCATTTTGGCTTAGCGGTTATGTTGACCTTATTTTCCTGCGCCATTTTTTACCTCATACATAAATTAAATTACGGTAAAGGAAGAAACACACAAATTTTAAAGGTAACAGTACCAGAAAACTTAAACTATGAAAATATGTTAGATGAAGTATTTAAGACGTATACGGAGCATCATGTCTTGCGGCAAATTGAGACGACAAATCTCGGGACGATGATTTTGTATACGTATGCGATTCGCAGTAAAAATAGTACAAAAGACAAAGAATTACTGGACCGCATTCGTGAAAAAAATGCCAATCTTAAAGTCTCCATTTCCTATTTACCGAGTGAAGAGTAA